From the genome of Palaemon carinicauda isolate YSFRI2023 chromosome 6, ASM3689809v2, whole genome shotgun sequence, one region includes:
- the LOC137642673 gene encoding uncharacterized protein: MDSANSREVLSDFIELYQSFPCLWKIKSADYYNKHAKQIAQDKLVEKLKECDPNADRESCLRKINSLRASFRKEFKKVQASYKSGASTDDIYKPNLWYYEKLLFLKDQEMPGRSRSTIEEESFEREMLDETSVSSPTTVTIPTPAPSPIGSEASSSTSSKGCKNSQRDFYKLLSERLQKKQSSKFDAQVKAWAIQLDELPESTSMEVIRLVNDVLYKAKKGCINEMSHVVNGHLNPLSGTQPTGETQLASNFHNFSGNEFI; this comes from the exons ATGGATAGCGCCAATTCAAGAGAAGTGTTAAGTGACTTTATAGAGCTATACCAGTCTTTCCCGTGTTTGTGGAAAATTAAATCGGCAGATTACTATAACAAACACGCAAAACAAATTGCTCAAGACAAATTAGTAGAAAAACTGAAAGAATGTGACCCTAATGCTGATCGTGAATCATGTTTACGTAAGATTAATTCTCTACGTGCATCATTTAGAAAAGAATTTAAAAAGGTTCAGGCCTCATACAAATCTGGAGCCAGCACAGATGACATTTATAAGCCCAACTTATGGTACTACGAAAAATTACTCTTTCTGAAAGACCAAGAAATGCCAGGACGCTCTAGGTCTACTATAGAGGAGGAAAGCTTTGAAAGAGAGATG TTGGATGAAACATCTGTTTCTTCACCAACAACTGTAACCATTCccactcctgctccttctcctatAGGCTCCGAAGCATCATCTTCTACATCTTCTAAAGGATGCAAGAATTCACAGAGGGATTTTTATAAGTTACTCTCCGAGCGTCTCCAGAAAAAGCAAAGTAGTAAATTCGATGCTCAAGTTAAAGCTTGGGCAATCCAATTGGACGAACTCCCAGAAAGCACTTCGATGGAGGTTATTCGTCTGGTGAATGATGTTTTGTACAAGGCCAAAAAAGGATGCATTAATGAAATGTCCCATGTTGTCAATGGACACCTCAATCCTCTTTCTGGGACCCAACCTACAGGAGAGACCCAACTTGCATCAAATTTCCATAACTTCTCTGGTAATGAATTCATATAG
- the LOC137642672 gene encoding uncharacterized protein: protein MSSSDLDTDDFLSIAVALEEKKRKKRSKWSKSWLLKRNDFSHTNLLEELRLKEPQDWFNYLRMDEDTFLELLSMVTPIIEKKDTKLREAISPHQRLAATLRFLATGKSYEDLKFSTCISPQALGHIIPETCDAIYRVLKPHYLKFPSSVAEWKAIAQQFENKWQFPNCCGALDGKHISITPPHDSGSYYWNYKGFNSVVLLALANANYEFIMCDVGTNGRISDGGVLENTKFGDLLSEGKLNLPEPAKPENSSRILPYVFIGDEAFALRKHFLKPYSSKDLTKERRVFNYRLSRGRRIIENVFGIMTSRFRIFSSPINLKIANIEKVVLACCVLHNFLRRKCSASYLPPENVSNDIGLGIENLTIPDVMLGDVALQPLERTHTRNPPQEAKEVRNQFMAYFMEEGAVPWQDKSVGN from the exons ATGTCATCCTCAGACCTAGACACAGACGATTTTTTAAGCATTGCTGTTGCTCTCGAAGAGAAAAAACGTAAAAAGCGATCAAAGTGGAGCAAATCGTGGCTTTTAAAGAGAAATGATTTCTCACATACCAATTTGCTAGAAGAACTTAGATTGAAAGAGCCCCAAGATTGGTTCAACTATCTGAGGATGGACGAAGATACGTTCCTAGAGCTTCTTTCCATGGTAACTCCTATTATTGAGAAGAAAGATACGAAACTTCGAGAAGCAATTTCTCCCCATCAGCGTCTAGCAGCCACATTACGCTTTTTAGCAACTGGGAAATCCTATGAAGATCTAAAATTCTCAACGTGTATTTCTCCACAAGCACTGGGACACATTATTCCTGAAACCTGTGATGCGATATACAGAGTGCTCAAACCCCATTACTTAAAG TTTCCTTCGAGTGTCGCAGAATGGAAAGCAATCGCACAACAATTTGAAAACAAATGGCAATTTCCTAATTGTTGCGGGGCGCTTGACGGCAAGCACATAAGCATAACTCCTCCCCATGATTCCGGGTCTTATTACTGGAACTACAAAGGATTCAATAGTGTTGTGCTGTTGGCCCTTGCAAATGCCAACTATGAGTTTATTATGTGTGATGTTGGCACTAATGGGCGAATATCAGATGGAGGTGTGCTTGAGAACACAAAATTCGGAGACCTATTAAGCGAAGGGAAACTGAATTTGCCAGAGCCAGCTAAACCAGAAAATAGTAGCAGAATTTTGCCATATGTATTCATCGGAGATGAGGCTTTCGCGTTAAGGAAGCATTTTTTAAAGCCTTATTCCTCTAAAGACCTCACAAAGGAGCGCAGAGTATTTAACTATAGGCTCTCTAGAGGAAGAAGAATAATCGAAAATGTATTTGGTATTATGACTTCACGTTTTAGGATTTTTTCTTCACCAATAAATCTAAAGATTGCTAATATAGAAAAAGTAGTATTAGCATGCTGCGTTCTACATAACTTTTTGAGAAGAAAATGTAGTGCATCATATTTGCCGCCGGAAAATGTAAGCAATGATATAGGCCTAGGCATTGAAAACCTAACCATTCCTGATGTAATGCTCGGAGATGTTGCTCTACAACCTTTGGAAAGGACACATACCAGAAACCCTCCGCAAGAAGCTAAAGAAGTCAGGAATCAATTTATGGCTTATTTTATGGAAGAAGGTGCCGTTCCATGGCAAGACAAGTCAGTAGGAAACTAG
- the LOC137642671 gene encoding micronuclear linker histone polyprotein-like isoform X2: MASDSDLEAYLNQLSRKTNILKQGANDLDDISSRLSSPEDKSPNTADFSDENEFHAKEKNRELGHLVTTNDITALSEKYSQKTSKKALSHDEFSNIERKYRKSYAKKPASKITTQEEGHGDKDRFGDDNKIYSQSRTTGNKRESKSYDDSSVDDELARYLEESSFSDTEDNKRKYDKEPRQSISDNSSVQDESDDVLNLNNIITMEDIMGQLSEDADYPKIAQEDFKPLEGQYSGFHDKVEELVVRKEITDEKPKSSRKKSIVEKDNLSSASKNNPSGSSDALKKLMRKSSVSLFYPDAEVDDEGHPIEKLEGILFTGVNESIYHSSRRNSIIVPGIQRKTSSKSLISLSIQDQADDDGDGISSHSSAESVIEKLSFPCESSIAESVAERNSSDNVASKYSEDFEASENENINKNESINPIEIEGKILPKTIPQQVKTRKPVADGEKKNLLSIHSGLSYSDDTKINLKAEGSNASSDGDKHIAKKVNKESKKINKRDKKSSRKARQKSKGKERIRTSSSSSSSSSSSSSSSSSSSSSSSSSSSSSSSSRKYKKSRRNRRIRSSSSSCTSESYKDASRKYKTRKHKHKKNKYMFNPLDVGPYMYPWWWVRSHHHSSLAAAGAFPLPHQRPMEV, from the exons GCGTACTTGAATCAGTTAAGTAGGAAGACAAATATTTTGAAACAAGGTGCTAATGATCTTGATGACATTTCATCGCGTCTCTCAAGTCCTGAGGATAAATCACCTAACACAGCAGATTTTTCAGACGAAAATGAATTTCATGCGAAAGAAAAAAATCGTGAACTTGGTCATTTGGTAACTACTAATGATATAACAGCTCTCAGTGAAAAGTATAGTCAAAAAACGTCTAAGAAGGCCTTATCTCATGATGAATTCAGCAATATTgagagaaaatatagaaaaagttATGCAAAAAAGCCTGCATCAAAAATAACAACTCAAGAGGAGGGTCATGGAGACAAAGATCGTTTTGGAGATGACAACAAAATATATTCTCAGTCACGAACAACTGGAAACAAAAGGGAATCCAAGAGCTATGATGACTCTTCTGTAGATGATGAATTGGCTAGGTATCTTGAGGAGAGTTCATTTTCAGATACAGAAGACAATAAAAGGAAATATGATAAAGAACCAAGACAATCTATTTCTGATAACAGCAGTGTACAAGATGAAAGTGATGATGTGCTTAAcctaaataatattattactatggaAGATATAATGGGACAGTTAAGTGAGGATGCTGATTATCCCAAAATAGCACAAGAAGATTTCAAACCATTAGAGGGACAGTATTCTGGCTTTCATGATAAGGTAGAAGAATTAGTTGTAAGAAAGGAAATAACAGATGAAAAACCAAAATCATCTAGGAAGAAATCTATTGTTGAAAAAGATAATCTCTCTTCAGCTTCTAAAAACAACCCATCTGGAAGCTCTGACGCACTCAAGAAATTGATGAGGAAGTCTAGCGTGAGTCTTTTCTACCCAGATGCTGAAGTAGACGATGAAGGTCACCCTATAGAAAAATTAGAAGGAATACTGTTCACAGGTGTAAACGAAAGTATATATCACTCCTCTAGGAGAAACTCAATTATAGTCCCAGGGATACAACGGAAAACTAGTTCAAAGTCTTTAATTTCTCTGTCAATTCAGGATCAagcagatgatgatggtgatggtatatCTAGTCACAGTAGTGCTGAGAGTGTGATTGAAAAGTTATCCTTTCCTTGTGAAAGTAGTATTGCTGAATCTGTGGCTGAAAGAAACAGTAGTGACAATGTTGCCAGTAAGTACAGTGAAGATTTTGAAGCATCAGAAAATGAGAACATAAACAAGAATGAAAGTATAAACCCCATTGAAATAGAAGGGAAAATTTTACCTAAGACCATACCCCAGCAAGTTAAAACTAGAAAACCAGTCGCAGATGGAGAAAAGAAAAACCTCCTATCTATTCACTCTGGGCTTAGTTATAGTGAtgatacaaaaataaatttgaaagcGGAAGGCTCTAATGCATCCAGTGATGGGGACAAACATATAGCCAAAAAGGTTAATAAAGAATCCAAAAAGATAAATAAACGTGACAAGAAGTCTTCCAGAAAGGCAAGAcagaaaagcaaaggaaaagagagaataagaacctcctcctcctcctcttcctcctcctcctcctcctcctcctcctcctcctcctcctcctcctcctcctcctcctcctcctcctcctcctcctcctcaagaaAATATAAGAAGAGCAGAAGAAACCGTAGAATTAGATCTTCCTCATCATCATGTACTTCTGAAAGTTATAAGGATGCaagtagaaaatataaaacaagaaaacatAAGCACAAGAAGAACAAGTATATGTTTAATCCTCTG GATGTTGGTCCGTACATGTATCCATGGTGGTGGGTTCGCAGTCACCACCACAGTTCACTTGCAGCAGCAGGTGCTTTTCCACTTCCACATCAAAGACCAATGGAAG